Proteins from a genomic interval of Rubinisphaera italica:
- a CDS encoding SDR family oxidoreductase, with protein sequence MRISDPFLGPPPLIDQSKPKILVTGATGYIGGRIVPKLLELGYPVRCLVRNPAKLECRSWRNHPRLEVIEGNVRDQESITKTMAGCEIAYYLIHSMESAGGDYAKKDRELAEHFARAAQACGLKQIIYLGGLGELGEGLSQHLSSRREVESILNSSSVPVTAFRAAVIIGSGSASFEILRYLVQRLPVMVTPKWVQTESQPIGVDNVITYLTDCLEVPETRGKTIDIGGADVVRYEELMRIMARELGLPKRWIFPVPVLTPRLSSLWIGLVTPVSSKIARPLAEGLKNRTVCRNDLAQQLLPQEKLLTVTEAIHSALNHTNEGDIETNWSMAGKIPGDPDWAGGTVYRDERTTDIEADSETAYRVICTIGGKHGYWGSDYLWRFRGLLDQLIGGPGLRRGRRHPTHLRYGEAVDFWRVRKIVPFKQLTLYAEMWVPGDAELDFTIEPISDSKCRVTQTARFRPRGLTGILYWYSVAPLHHFVFQAMLNGIRRESEEKFQTQTS encoded by the coding sequence TTGCGAATTTCTGACCCTTTCCTTGGCCCACCTCCTTTGATTGACCAATCCAAACCCAAAATTCTTGTTACCGGGGCAACCGGTTATATCGGCGGACGAATTGTTCCTAAACTGCTCGAATTAGGATATCCGGTTCGATGTCTAGTGCGTAATCCCGCCAAGCTGGAATGTCGCAGTTGGCGAAATCATCCCAGATTGGAAGTGATTGAAGGGAATGTCAGAGATCAGGAATCGATCACGAAAACGATGGCTGGTTGCGAGATCGCATACTACTTGATTCATTCGATGGAATCAGCTGGCGGAGACTATGCCAAAAAAGATCGCGAACTGGCCGAACATTTTGCGCGAGCTGCTCAAGCTTGTGGTCTCAAGCAAATCATTTATTTGGGTGGTCTCGGTGAACTGGGTGAGGGATTGAGTCAGCACTTGAGTTCGCGACGCGAAGTGGAATCAATTCTGAACAGCTCTTCTGTTCCCGTCACGGCATTCCGGGCAGCTGTCATCATCGGATCCGGTTCAGCCTCTTTTGAAATTCTCCGTTATCTCGTTCAGCGACTTCCCGTCATGGTCACTCCCAAGTGGGTCCAGACGGAATCACAACCGATTGGCGTCGATAACGTCATCACTTATCTGACGGATTGCCTGGAAGTTCCCGAAACCCGTGGAAAGACAATCGATATTGGTGGGGCTGATGTCGTACGTTATGAAGAATTGATGCGAATCATGGCACGTGAATTGGGACTTCCCAAACGCTGGATTTTCCCTGTTCCTGTACTCACACCGAGACTGAGTTCTCTCTGGATCGGACTCGTCACACCGGTCAGCTCAAAAATCGCCCGGCCACTGGCAGAGGGATTAAAAAACCGTACGGTTTGCCGCAACGACCTTGCTCAGCAACTCTTACCTCAGGAGAAATTACTCACGGTCACCGAAGCAATTCATTCCGCGCTCAATCATACTAACGAGGGCGACATTGAAACGAACTGGTCGATGGCGGGAAAGATTCCCGGCGATCCTGACTGGGCGGGCGGGACTGTTTATCGAGATGAACGAACGACTGATATTGAAGCTGATTCTGAAACGGCCTACCGAGTCATCTGCACCATTGGCGGGAAACATGGTTATTGGGGTTCGGATTATTTGTGGCGTTTTCGTGGTTTACTCGATCAGTTGATCGGAGGACCCGGATTGCGTCGAGGTCGTCGTCACCCGACTCATTTACGATACGGCGAAGCGGTCGACTTCTGGCGAGTGCGGAAAATTGTCCCCTTCAAACAACTCACACTCTATGCAGAAATGTGGGTGCCAGGAGATGCTGAGTTAGACTTCACGATTGAACCAATATCAGACTCAAAATGTCGAGTGACCCAAACGGCTCGATTCCGCCCTCGCGGCTTGACCGGAATTCTCTACTGGTACAGCGTCGCCCCGCTGCATCATTTCGTTTTTCAGGCGATGCTCAATGGCATTCGCAGGGAATCCGAAGAGAAATTTCAGACACAAACCTCGTAG
- a CDS encoding COG3014 family protein has translation MTYVTCNHSLKMCHRKRTWERYACSLKLCLLFVLIIVSGCATHADKATALRSSFYSGNISAALAQTDPAKNKKSHDADVVSLDRAILQLTAGNAAEAEQTLRVVRDRFDKLEQRSYADKAKALLTDDRQLNYAGEEYERILIRVMLALSNLMHSGGDVPAYALQITSKQQEFLQASKQVKENPNQQPIDYTPLTKQLAIGSYLRAAVLESSPLDYDDVSRCRVQVANWQPDFRDAKIDLARAETGRHSSPGHGVVYVISLVGEGPYKEEAVEAPTTVSLLIADRILSAIGKYELPPTVAPVRVPRVVRPHQTLDSIEVSDGQGPLGSTTTIMHVSNLAIEQNRLEKDQIIARAVARRIAKKGAVYAMKDGLNVEKSPELDLLFTVAGVAWEATERADTRCWSLLPDRIQVLRLELPAGPQVLKLTPKKLPGVNGVPVAVDVNVENGRTSFVLGSFPTDRAIGEVQVKTYH, from the coding sequence ATGACATACGTGACCTGTAATCATTCCCTGAAAATGTGTCACCGGAAACGGACATGGGAACGATATGCTTGTTCGCTAAAACTGTGTCTATTATTTGTCTTAATCATAGTGAGTGGATGTGCGACTCATGCTGATAAGGCAACTGCGCTGCGGTCATCATTTTATAGTGGAAATATTTCGGCTGCTCTGGCTCAGACCGATCCTGCCAAGAATAAGAAGAGTCACGATGCAGATGTTGTCAGTCTGGACAGGGCCATCTTGCAACTGACGGCTGGAAATGCAGCCGAGGCTGAACAGACTTTACGAGTCGTTCGAGATCGCTTCGATAAACTCGAACAGCGATCGTATGCCGATAAAGCGAAGGCTCTGCTCACCGATGATCGTCAGTTGAATTATGCAGGCGAAGAATACGAACGAATTCTGATTCGCGTGATGCTCGCTCTTTCTAACCTGATGCACAGCGGAGGCGACGTTCCCGCATATGCATTACAGATTACCAGCAAGCAGCAGGAATTCCTGCAGGCTTCCAAGCAGGTGAAGGAAAATCCGAATCAGCAGCCAATCGATTACACACCACTCACAAAACAACTGGCGATTGGTTCCTATTTGCGGGCGGCAGTGCTGGAAAGCTCGCCACTCGATTACGACGATGTTTCCCGTTGCCGGGTGCAGGTTGCCAACTGGCAGCCGGATTTCCGTGATGCCAAAATCGATCTGGCTCGTGCGGAAACGGGACGCCATTCTTCACCCGGGCATGGTGTGGTGTATGTGATCAGCCTTGTGGGTGAAGGTCCTTATAAAGAAGAAGCGGTTGAGGCTCCAACAACGGTATCTCTATTGATTGCGGATCGAATTCTCTCGGCTATTGGAAAGTATGAATTGCCACCAACTGTGGCTCCGGTGCGGGTGCCTCGGGTTGTTCGACCGCATCAAACGCTCGACAGCATCGAAGTTTCCGACGGACAGGGACCACTCGGCTCCACGACGACCATCATGCACGTTTCGAACTTGGCGATTGAGCAGAATCGCCTCGAGAAAGATCAAATCATCGCTCGCGCGGTAGCTCGACGTATCGCAAAAAAGGGAGCCGTGTATGCGATGAAAGATGGCTTGAATGTCGAGAAATCTCCCGAACTCGATTTGCTGTTTACCGTTGCGGGCGTTGCCTGGGAAGCGACCGAACGAGCAGACACACGCTGCTGGTCGTTATTGCCGGACCGAATTCAGGTTCTCCGTCTCGAATTACCCGCTGGTCCACAGGTGTTGAAACTGACGCCGAAAAAACTTCCTGGTGTCAACGGAGTTCCCGTCGCTGTTGATGTCAATGTGGAGAATGGACGCACTTCGTTTGTTCTGGGTTCTTTCCCAACGGATCGAGCCATCGGCGAGGTGCAGGTGAAGACGTATCATTGA